Proteins from a single region of Pseudomonas sp. 10S4:
- a CDS encoding GFA family protein: protein MDDIHTGGCHCGHLRYQFRGSLHDIAHCHCSICRRVSGGIVTTWITVPASTFEWLAGTPTRYDSSESCARFFCPTCGAQVALLTLLSPESIDLTIATLDHPERAPADRHIWTDSRLPWLHLDEHLPGEAEETI from the coding sequence ATGGACGACATTCATACCGGCGGTTGCCATTGCGGACATCTGCGCTATCAGTTTCGTGGGTCGCTGCACGACATCGCCCACTGCCATTGTTCGATTTGCCGGCGAGTCAGCGGCGGAATCGTGACCACCTGGATCACCGTGCCCGCCTCGACCTTTGAATGGCTGGCCGGGACACCGACTCGGTACGACTCTTCTGAAAGCTGCGCGCGATTTTTCTGCCCGACCTGTGGGGCGCAGGTGGCGCTACTGACGCTGCTCAGCCCCGAGAGCATCGACCTGACCATCGCCACCCTCGATCATCCAGAGCGGGCTCCAGCCGACCGGCACATCTGGACCGACAGCCGCCTGCCCTGGCTGCACCTGGATGAGCACTTGCCCGGCGAAGCAGAAGAAACGATCTGA
- a CDS encoding CitMHS family transporter — protein MLTFLGFAMVITFMFLIMTKRLSALIALIIIPIIFALFGGFAPKIGPMMLEGITKLAPTGVMLMFAILYFALMIDSGLFDPAVRKILKLVKGDPLKVSVGTAVLALVVSLDGDGATTYMICVAAMLPLYSRIGMSPRIMAGLIILAGGVMNMTPWGGPTARAASALHVDPSDIFVPMIPAMLAGVVAILAIAYFYGKRERARLGELHLAGDDVDHSEISVSQYPDARRPKLIWFNGALTVALMCTLIAGLLPLPVLFMVAFSIAMIVNYPCLQQQKDRVAAHAGSVLAVVGLIFAAGIFTGILTGTGMVDAMSKSLLAVIPDFLGPYLAVITALVSMPFTFFMSNDAFYYGVLPVLAEAASHYGITAVEMARASIVGQPVHLLSPLVPSTYLLVALAGIEFGDHQRFTLKWAVLVCLCILVAALLLGTFPLFSTL, from the coding sequence ATGCTGACTTTCCTTGGCTTTGCCATGGTCATCACGTTCATGTTCCTGATCATGACCAAGCGCCTTTCCGCGCTGATCGCCCTGATCATTATTCCGATCATCTTCGCCCTGTTCGGTGGCTTTGCGCCGAAGATCGGCCCGATGATGCTCGAAGGCATCACCAAGCTTGCGCCGACCGGCGTGATGCTGATGTTCGCCATTCTGTACTTCGCCCTGATGATCGACTCCGGCCTGTTTGACCCGGCCGTGCGCAAGATCCTCAAACTGGTCAAGGGCGACCCGTTGAAAGTTTCGGTCGGCACCGCCGTTCTGGCGCTCGTTGTTTCCCTCGATGGTGACGGCGCGACCACTTATATGATTTGCGTGGCCGCTATGCTGCCGCTCTACAGCCGCATTGGCATGAGCCCGCGAATCATGGCCGGCCTGATCATCCTCGCCGGCGGCGTGATGAACATGACCCCGTGGGGTGGCCCGACCGCCCGTGCCGCGAGCGCGCTGCATGTGGACCCATCCGACATCTTCGTGCCGATGATTCCGGCGATGCTGGCCGGTGTGGTGGCGATCCTGGCGATTGCTTACTTCTACGGCAAACGCGAGCGTGCTCGCCTGGGTGAACTGCACCTGGCCGGCGATGACGTGGACCACAGCGAAATCAGCGTTTCCCAGTACCCGGACGCCCGTCGTCCGAAGCTGATCTGGTTCAACGGCGCCCTGACCGTTGCCCTGATGTGCACCCTGATCGCTGGCCTGTTGCCGCTGCCGGTGCTGTTCATGGTGGCGTTCAGTATCGCGATGATCGTCAACTACCCGTGCCTGCAACAACAGAAGGACCGCGTTGCGGCCCACGCCGGCAGTGTGCTGGCGGTGGTCGGGCTGATTTTTGCCGCGGGTATCTTCACCGGTATTTTGACCGGAACCGGCATGGTCGATGCTATGTCGAAAAGCCTGTTGGCGGTGATCCCGGATTTCCTCGGCCCGTACCTGGCGGTGATCACGGCGCTGGTGAGCATGCCGTTCACGTTCTTCATGTCGAACGACGCGTTTTATTACGGCGTGTTGCCAGTGTTGGCCGAAGCCGCCAGTCATTACGGCATCACTGCGGTGGAAATGGCGCGTGCCTCGATCGTTGGTCAGCCCGTCCACTTGCTCAGCCCACTGGTACCGTCTACATATTTGCTGGTAGCACTGGCCGGGATCGAGTTCGGTGACCATCAACGTTTTACCCTGAAGTGGGCAGTACTAGTCTGCCTGTGCATACTGGTCGCCGCCTTGCTGTTGGGGACTTTCCCGCTGTTCAGCACTTTGTAA
- a CDS encoding TerC family protein → MEWLTNPEIWVAFFTLTALEIVLGIDNIIMISILVSRMPKHMQARTRIFGLALAMITRILLLLSITWVMRLTADLFEVFGQGISGRDLILFFGGLFLLWKSSQEMYHALEGEDETGDEPSGKGGNFLYTIIQIAIIDIVFSLDSVITAVGMVSHVPVMVAAIIVAVLVMMLAAGKISEFIDKHPSLKMLALAFLLVVGTVLIAEAFGVHVPKGYVYFAMAFSLAVEAINIKMRTAIAKKKKQQDPVKLRKDVPGQ, encoded by the coding sequence ATGGAATGGCTGACCAACCCTGAAATCTGGGTTGCCTTCTTCACCCTGACTGCCCTGGAGATCGTCCTGGGCATCGACAACATCATCATGATCTCGATCCTGGTCAGCCGCATGCCCAAGCACATGCAGGCGCGCACCCGGATCTTCGGTCTGGCCCTGGCCATGATCACGCGGATCCTGTTGCTGCTGTCGATCACGTGGGTCATGCGCCTCACTGCGGACCTGTTCGAAGTGTTCGGCCAGGGTATTTCCGGGCGAGACCTGATCCTGTTCTTCGGTGGTCTGTTCCTGCTGTGGAAAAGTTCGCAAGAGATGTACCACGCGCTGGAAGGTGAAGACGAAACCGGCGACGAGCCTTCGGGCAAGGGTGGCAACTTCCTTTACACCATCATCCAGATCGCGATCATCGACATTGTGTTCTCGCTGGATTCGGTGATCACCGCGGTCGGCATGGTCTCGCACGTGCCGGTCATGGTCGCGGCGATTATCGTGGCGGTGCTGGTGATGATGCTGGCGGCTGGCAAGATCAGTGAATTCATCGACAAGCACCCGTCGCTGAAGATGCTGGCGCTGGCGTTCCTGCTGGTGGTCGGTACCGTGCTGATTGCCGAGGCCTTCGGCGTACACGTGCCAAAAGGCTACGTCTACTTCGCCATGGCGTTCTCGCTGGCGGTAGAAGCGATCAACATCAAGATGCGCACCGCGATTGCGAAAAAGAAGAAACAGCAAGACCCGGTGAAACTGCGCAAGGATGTTCCGGGGCAGTAA
- a CDS encoding Na/Pi cotransporter family protein, with the protein MLTLLNLLSAVTLLIWGTHIVRTGILRVYGSNLRHVIGQNMSKRGLAFVAGIVVTAMVQSSNATAMLVTSFVGQGLMALTPALATMLGADVGTALMARVLTFDLSWLSPLLIFLGVIFFLSRKQTRVGQMGRVAIGLGLIILALQLIVEAAAPITHAQGVKVIFASLTGDILLDALIGALFAMISYSSLAAVLLTATLAGAGVISLPVAIGLVIGANIGSGVLAFMSTSMQNAAGRQVALGSLLYKLIGLLLIIPVLDPLVHWIDSLDYSPQEMVIGFHLLYNTARCLILLPSVGPMARLCAWLLPERPELNGMAKPRHLDPTALVTPSLALANAARETLRIGDLIDIMLEAMLDVLHGKQTAVTQEMRRMTDDVEALYSAIKLYLAQMPREDLSDQDSRRWAEIIELAINLKLASDLIERMLRKVQQQKTSQRRSFSEVGLEELAGLHSQLISNLRLGLSVFLSSDPESARQLLREKRRFRAQERRLAHAHVSRLQRKIVQSIETSSLHLELIADMKRLNSLFCSSAYAVLETSDTGALESDDLADITHSP; encoded by the coding sequence ATGCTGACCCTGCTCAATTTGTTATCTGCCGTGACCTTGCTGATCTGGGGCACGCACATCGTCCGAACCGGCATCCTGCGGGTCTACGGTTCCAACTTGCGCCATGTGATTGGCCAGAATATGTCCAAGCGCGGGCTCGCGTTTGTCGCCGGCATCGTCGTGACCGCCATGGTCCAGAGCAGTAACGCCACGGCGATGCTCGTCACTTCCTTCGTCGGTCAGGGCCTGATGGCGCTGACCCCGGCCCTGGCGACCATGCTCGGGGCCGACGTCGGTACGGCGCTGATGGCGCGAGTGCTGACGTTTGACCTGTCGTGGCTGTCGCCGCTGCTGATCTTCCTCGGGGTGATTTTCTTCCTGTCGCGCAAACAGACCCGGGTCGGGCAGATGGGCCGGGTAGCAATCGGCCTGGGGCTGATCATCCTCGCGCTGCAACTGATCGTCGAAGCCGCCGCACCGATCACCCATGCCCAAGGGGTGAAGGTGATCTTCGCCTCCCTGACCGGCGACATCCTGCTCGATGCCCTGATTGGCGCGCTGTTCGCGATGATCTCCTACTCCAGCCTGGCGGCGGTGCTGCTGACCGCGACCCTGGCCGGCGCCGGCGTGATCAGCCTGCCAGTGGCCATCGGCCTGGTGATCGGCGCCAACATCGGCAGCGGTGTTCTCGCTTTTATGAGCACCAGCATGCAGAACGCTGCCGGTCGCCAAGTCGCGCTGGGCAGTCTGTTGTACAAACTGATCGGCCTGCTGTTGATCATCCCGGTGCTCGACCCGCTGGTGCACTGGATCGACAGCCTCGACTACAGCCCTCAGGAAATGGTCATCGGCTTCCACCTGCTCTACAACACCGCGCGCTGTCTGATCCTGCTGCCCAGCGTCGGGCCGATGGCTAGGCTCTGTGCCTGGCTGTTGCCGGAGCGGCCGGAACTCAACGGCATGGCCAAGCCCCGGCACCTGGACCCGACTGCACTGGTGACCCCGAGCCTGGCACTGGCCAACGCTGCCCGGGAAACCCTGCGCATCGGCGACCTGATCGACATCATGCTCGAAGCCATGCTCGACGTGCTGCACGGCAAGCAAACCGCCGTCACCCAGGAAATGCGCCGCATGACCGATGACGTCGAAGCGCTTTACAGTGCGATCAAACTCTATCTGGCGCAGATGCCCCGCGAAGACCTCAGCGATCAGGACAGCCGGCGCTGGGCGGAAATTATCGAACTGGCGATCAACCTCAAACTCGCCAGCGACCTGATCGAACGCATGCTGCGCAAGGTCCAGCAGCAGAAGACCTCGCAACGCCGGTCGTTTTCCGAGGTTGGGCTGGAAGAGTTGGCGGGGCTGCACAGCCAACTGATTTCCAACTTGCGTCTGGGGTTGTCGGTGTTTCTCAGCAGCGATCCGGAAAGCGCCCGCCAGTTGCTGCGTGAGAAACGTCGTTTTCGCGCACAGGAACGACGCTTGGCCCATGCTCATGTCAGCCGATTGCAACGTAAGATCGTGCAAAGTATCGAGACCAGTTCGCTGCACCTGGAGCTGATCGCCGACATGAAGCGTCTGAATTCGCTGTTTTGCAGCAGCGCCTACGCGGTATTGGAAACGTCCGACACCGGTGCGCTGGAGTCGGACGATTTGGCTGACATCACACATTCGCCTTGA
- a CDS encoding M16 family metallopeptidase: protein MRCLLFACLLLGSFPSFALDRFQVEGYALPNGLQLLLKPGTDRGHVAIRLVVGVGIDDFKCDDKELPHLLEHLLFSGIDASGEGGLEERMQALGGEWNAYTSNADTTFVIEAPAKNQRKVLDLLLALLTQTRVDDNAINAAKQVVEREDGGHYSHLQRWMDRQDLGHTASNQLAVELGLKCPERAEVDHLTREQLDKVRKAWYAPNNMTLIVVGDLDKLLPAYLERAWGALEAVDPTDHLPLPEINASAAHERSLIHGFVGGGARLHWLVPEPVLEDVPDQTFDLLKDYLDWALYRQMRLAHGLSYGPWAERELFGSVGFMSLNADLERENVAEAEQVLEDMKAELLKNGLDVETFERLKQAAIVRQAWAVQGNSALADYYWSALGDYEDGQFTDPAKELQGVTLEEANKAMRELLLQPGYLRIEKPLISYDQLLWALGAVFGLLVLGLLAWRVHRRK from the coding sequence ATGCGTTGTCTGTTGTTCGCCTGTCTGTTGCTCGGTTCATTCCCTTCGTTCGCCCTGGATCGTTTTCAGGTCGAAGGCTATGCGCTGCCCAACGGCCTGCAATTGCTACTCAAGCCCGGCACCGATCGTGGGCATGTGGCGATTCGGCTGGTGGTCGGCGTCGGTATCGATGACTTCAAATGTGATGACAAAGAGCTGCCCCACCTGCTTGAACACTTGCTGTTCAGCGGCATCGACGCCAGCGGCGAAGGTGGCCTGGAAGAGCGCATGCAGGCCCTGGGCGGTGAATGGAACGCCTACACCAGCAACGCCGACACGACGTTCGTCATCGAAGCCCCGGCGAAAAACCAGCGCAAGGTTCTCGATCTGCTGCTGGCGCTGTTGACCCAGACCCGAGTCGACGACAACGCCATCAACGCCGCCAAGCAAGTGGTCGAGCGTGAGGACGGCGGCCACTACTCGCACTTGCAGCGGTGGATGGACCGTCAGGACCTCGGCCACACGGCCAGCAATCAGTTGGCCGTGGAACTGGGCCTCAAATGCCCCGAGCGGGCCGAAGTCGATCACCTGACCCGCGAGCAACTGGATAAGGTCCGCAAAGCCTGGTACGCCCCCAACAACATGACGCTTATTGTGGTCGGCGACCTCGACAAGTTGTTGCCGGCCTATCTGGAACGGGCCTGGGGCGCGCTTGAGGCAGTCGATCCCACCGACCATTTGCCGTTACCGGAAATCAACGCGAGTGCCGCCCATGAGCGCAGTCTGATTCATGGTTTTGTCGGCGGCGGTGCGAGGTTGCACTGGCTGGTGCCGGAGCCGGTGCTGGAAGACGTGCCTGATCAAACCTTCGACCTGCTCAAGGATTATCTGGATTGGGCGCTCTATCGGCAGATGCGCCTGGCCCATGGCTTGTCCTACGGTCCGTGGGCCGAGCGCGAGCTATTCGGCAGCGTCGGCTTCATGAGCCTGAACGCTGACCTTGAGCGCGAGAACGTCGCCGAGGCCGAGCAGGTGCTGGAAGACATGAAGGCCGAATTGCTCAAGAACGGTCTCGATGTCGAGACGTTCGAGCGCCTCAAGCAAGCCGCCATCGTTCGCCAGGCCTGGGCCGTGCAAGGCAACAGCGCCCTGGCCGATTACTACTGGAGCGCCCTGGGGGATTACGAGGACGGACAATTCACCGACCCGGCCAAGGAACTGCAAGGGGTGACGCTGGAGGAAGCGAACAAGGCGATGCGCGAGTTGCTGCTGCAGCCGGGGTACTTGCGGATCGAGAAGCCGTTGATCAGCTATGACCAGTTGTTGTGGGCGTTGGGTGCGGTGTTCGGATTGCTGGTGCTGGGGTTGCTGGCGTGGCGCGTCCATCGCCGGAAGTAA
- a CDS encoding DUF5924 family protein: protein MPTLPPFVQRILELMKRYPGVIALGGFISGVCSFMLVDRQQGLATWITTIMLVSWVWLMLENSLTRLFTRVFKREIPQPLLRYATQMIHQESLFFVLPFFFITTTWNSGQLVFTGLLGIAALISITDPLYYKWLAPRRWAFLALHTLTLFAALLTALPVILHLTTSESFKLALGISVLLSFPSLASIFPIRTVRNALAILSITLGIGAMGWVLRSWVPPATLWMTDVAISTQMQDRTPGDSLEQVSAEQIRGGGLYAYTAINAPRGLDERIYHVWQFNGQEVDRIALDIHGGRKEGYRAWTHKQNFPGNPVGDWQVRVLTEDGQVIGVLRFEITDSTPTKEK, encoded by the coding sequence ATGCCTACCCTGCCTCCTTTCGTCCAGCGCATCCTCGAACTGATGAAGCGCTATCCGGGGGTCATTGCGCTCGGTGGTTTTATCTCCGGAGTTTGCAGCTTCATGCTGGTGGATCGCCAACAAGGCCTGGCGACCTGGATCACCACCATCATGCTGGTCAGCTGGGTCTGGCTGATGCTCGAAAACAGCCTCACCCGGTTGTTTACCCGCGTCTTCAAACGGGAAATCCCCCAGCCGTTGCTGCGTTATGCGACGCAGATGATCCACCAGGAAAGCCTGTTTTTTGTCCTGCCGTTTTTCTTCATCACCACCACCTGGAACAGCGGCCAACTGGTGTTTACCGGGTTGCTGGGCATTGCGGCGCTGATCTCCATCACCGACCCGCTGTACTACAAATGGTTGGCGCCACGTCGCTGGGCGTTCCTGGCGCTGCACACCCTGACGTTGTTCGCTGCGCTGCTGACCGCCCTGCCCGTCATCCTGCATCTGACGACGTCAGAGAGTTTCAAACTGGCGCTGGGCATCTCCGTGTTGTTGTCGTTCCCGAGCCTGGCATCGATCTTTCCGATCCGAACCGTGCGCAACGCCCTGGCGATTCTGAGCATCACGCTGGGCATCGGCGCGATGGGTTGGGTGCTGCGTTCGTGGGTTCCACCAGCGACGCTGTGGATGACCGACGTGGCCATCAGCACGCAAATGCAGGATCGCACCCCCGGCGATAGCCTGGAGCAAGTCAGCGCCGAGCAGATTCGCGGCGGCGGGCTCTACGCCTACACTGCAATCAACGCGCCGCGCGGTCTGGATGAACGGATTTATCACGTGTGGCAGTTCAACGGCCAAGAGGTCGACCGCATCGCGCTGGATATTCATGGCGGGCGCAAGGAAGGCTATCGGGCCTGGACCCACAAACAGAATTTTCCCGGCAACCCGGTCGGCGATTGGCAGGTCCGGGTGTTGACCGAAGATGGGCAGGTGATCGGCGTGTTGCGCTTCGAGATCACGGACAGCACACCGACCAAAGAAAAGTAA
- a CDS encoding ABC transporter permease has product MTSSTLPGNAQLDTTHTPAQLRVTGDWTLAHYADLKRLGDKLRGQYDDSTHIDLNGLGALDTAGASLLVELLGSERLGRSAEHPECTLSTADRALLQTVYRSLTDFCVPLKEPEISVGIQLLTRIGRAVDAIWQDTLQLLGFVGLILETIARNLFRPQRWRITPMVAHIEQTGLDAAPIVALLTFLVGAVVAFLGATVLASFGASIFTVDLVAFSFLREFGVLLTAILMAGRTASAFTAQIGSMKANEEIDAIRTLGLDPIELLVVPRVLALLVALPMLTFLAMISGIIGGGVVCAVSLGISPAMFLSLLQSDIGVQHFLVGIVKAPIFAFLIAAIGCLEGFKVSGSAESVGAHTTSSVVQSIFVVIVLDAVAALFFMEMGW; this is encoded by the coding sequence ATGACCAGCAGCACATTGCCCGGCAATGCCCAACTGGACACCACTCACACCCCTGCACAATTGCGGGTTACGGGTGACTGGACGCTCGCCCATTACGCTGACCTCAAGCGCCTGGGCGACAAGCTTCGCGGCCAGTACGACGACAGCACCCACATTGATCTCAACGGCCTCGGCGCCCTCGACACCGCCGGTGCTTCGCTGCTGGTGGAGTTGCTGGGTTCCGAGCGCCTGGGCCGATCGGCCGAACACCCTGAGTGCACCCTTTCCACCGCCGATCGCGCGTTACTGCAAACCGTCTACCGCTCGCTGACCGATTTCTGCGTACCGCTCAAGGAACCGGAAATCAGCGTCGGCATTCAACTGCTGACGCGCATCGGTCGCGCCGTTGACGCGATCTGGCAAGACACCCTGCAACTGCTGGGTTTCGTCGGCCTGATTCTCGAAACCATCGCCCGCAATTTGTTTCGCCCCCAACGCTGGCGCATTACGCCGATGGTCGCGCACATCGAACAGACTGGCCTCGACGCCGCGCCTATCGTCGCCCTGCTGACCTTCCTGGTGGGCGCGGTGGTGGCGTTTCTCGGGGCGACGGTGCTGGCGAGTTTCGGCGCGAGTATTTTCACCGTGGACCTGGTGGCGTTCTCCTTCCTGCGCGAGTTCGGTGTGTTGCTGACGGCGATTTTGATGGCCGGACGCACCGCCAGTGCGTTCACCGCGCAGATCGGCTCGATGAAGGCCAACGAAGAAATCGATGCGATCCGTACGTTGGGCCTCGACCCGATCGAGTTGCTGGTGGTCCCGCGGGTGCTGGCGCTGTTGGTGGCGCTGCCGATGCTGACCTTTCTGGCGATGATCTCCGGGATTATTGGCGGTGGCGTGGTCTGCGCGGTGTCGCTGGGGATTTCGCCGGCGATGTTCCTCTCGCTGCTGCAATCGGACATTGGCGTTCAGCATTTTCTGGTGGGGATCGTCAAAGCGCCGATCTTCGCGTTCCTGATCGCGGCCATTGGTTGCCTTGAAGGCTTCAAGGTCAGCGGCAGCGCCGAATCCGTCGGCGCCCACACCACGTCCAGCGTGGTCCAGTCGATTTTCGTGGTGATCGTGCTGGATGCTGTCGCCGCGTTGTTTTTCATGGAGATGGGCTGGTGA
- a CDS encoding ABC transporter ATP-binding protein, translating to MSRLPRAPSEAVIEVRGLCNRFGSQSVHENLDLDLYKGEILAVVGGSGSGKSVLLRSIVGLRRPSEGVVKVFGKNLPTLSEHERSMVERRFGVLFQKGALFSSLTVTENVALPLIEHAGLSRADAEHLAAVKLALAGLPLSAADKYPASLSGGMIKRAALARALALDPDILFLDEPTAGLDPIGAAAFDQLILTLRDALGLSVFLVTHDLDTLYTITDRVAVLAQKKVLVADAIDKVSETDDAWIHEYFHGPRGRAALTAAQQLNEV from the coding sequence GTGAGTCGTCTACCCCGAGCACCCTCCGAGGCGGTGATCGAAGTCCGTGGGCTGTGCAATCGCTTCGGCAGCCAGAGCGTGCACGAGAACCTCGACCTGGATTTGTACAAGGGTGAAATCCTCGCCGTGGTCGGCGGCTCCGGCAGCGGCAAGTCGGTGTTACTGCGCAGCATTGTCGGTTTGCGTCGGCCCAGTGAAGGCGTGGTGAAAGTCTTCGGCAAAAACCTGCCGACGCTGTCGGAACATGAACGCTCGATGGTTGAACGGCGCTTCGGCGTGCTGTTCCAGAAAGGCGCGCTGTTCTCATCGCTGACCGTGACCGAGAACGTCGCCCTGCCCCTGATCGAACACGCCGGCCTGAGCCGTGCCGACGCCGAACACCTGGCAGCAGTGAAGCTGGCGCTGGCGGGACTGCCGTTGTCGGCGGCGGACAAGTACCCCGCGTCCTTGTCCGGCGGCATGATCAAGCGTGCGGCACTGGCCCGGGCGCTGGCACTGGACCCGGACATCCTGTTTCTCGACGAGCCCACCGCCGGCCTCGACCCGATTGGCGCGGCGGCTTTCGATCAGTTGATCCTGACCCTGCGCGATGCATTGGGTTTGAGCGTGTTCCTGGTGACCCACGACCTCGACACGCTCTACACCATCACTGACCGGGTGGCGGTGCTGGCGCAGAAGAAAGTGCTGGTGGCGGATGCTATCGACAAGGTGTCCGAAACCGACGACGCCTGGATTCACGAATACTTCCACGGCCCTCGCGGCCGCGCGGCGCTGACCGCCGCTCAACAGCTTAACGAGGTCTGA
- a CDS encoding MlaD family protein has translation METRAHHVLIGLFTVIVVAGALLFGLWLAKSSVDTEFKDYEIVFNEAVSGLSKGSAVQYSGIKVGDVVTLRLDPKDPRRVLARIRLGGETPIKEDTQAKLALTGITGTSIIQLSGGTPQSPKLRGKDGELPTIVAAPSPIARLLNDSNDLMAGVNTLMHNANQMFSAENVERISNTLEHLEQTTGTIADQRGDIRQAMQQLASIGKQASATLEQTTALMRNANGLLNDQGKQMFGNAGQAMKSLEQSTATINKLLTTNQDSLNSGMQGLNGLAPAVRELRDTLTSLRAISQRLEANPSGYLLGSDKNKEFTP, from the coding sequence ATGGAAACCCGAGCCCATCATGTATTGATCGGCCTGTTCACCGTGATTGTGGTGGCGGGCGCCCTGCTCTTCGGTCTGTGGCTGGCCAAATCCAGCGTCGACACCGAGTTCAAGGACTACGAAATTGTCTTCAACGAGGCAGTCAGCGGCCTGTCCAAGGGCAGCGCCGTGCAGTACAGCGGGATCAAGGTCGGCGACGTGGTGACCCTGCGCCTCGACCCGAAAGACCCGCGCCGGGTGCTGGCGCGGATTCGTCTCGGCGGCGAGACGCCAATCAAGGAAGACACCCAGGCCAAACTGGCGCTGACCGGGATCACCGGCACCTCGATCATCCAGCTCAGTGGCGGCACACCGCAAAGTCCCAAGCTGCGGGGCAAGGACGGCGAGTTGCCGACGATTGTCGCGGCGCCCTCGCCTATCGCTCGCCTGCTGAACGACAGCAACGACTTGATGGCCGGCGTGAACACGCTGATGCACAACGCCAATCAGATGTTTTCCGCGGAAAACGTCGAGCGCATCAGCAACACCCTTGAGCATCTGGAGCAAACCACCGGGACCATCGCCGACCAGCGTGGCGATATCCGCCAGGCCATGCAGCAACTGGCCTCGATCGGCAAACAGGCCAGCGCCACCCTTGAGCAAACCACCGCGCTGATGCGCAACGCCAACGGCCTGCTCAACGATCAGGGCAAGCAGATGTTCGGCAATGCCGGGCAGGCGATGAAATCGCTGGAACAGAGCACCGCGACCATCAACAAATTGCTGACGACCAATCAGGATTCGCTCAACAGCGGCATGCAGGGCCTCAATGGCCTGGCTCCGGCGGTGCGTGAATTGCGCGACACCCTGACGTCGCTGCGGGCCATTTCCCAGCGACTGGAAGCCAACCCCAGCGGTTATCTGCTGGGCAGCGACAAGAACAAGGAATTCACGCCATGA
- a CDS encoding ABC-type transport auxiliary lipoprotein family protein produces the protein MKPTHLALLASFALVSSCSILPKSEPSDVYRLPSAQTAVAASHGTPQHWSLRLTKPQASEALNSPKIAVIPQGDLISSYKASRWSDPAPVLLRNRLLDGFQRDGRVSLLSTDDSNFQADLELGGNLQAFQTEYQGTAASVVVRLDALLVRGYDQRILASHRFEVRQPLSDVKVPSVVAGFGQASDQLTAQVVAWAVEQGQQLVPPVKP, from the coding sequence ATGAAGCCGACTCACCTCGCCCTCCTCGCCAGTTTTGCGCTGGTCAGCTCATGCTCGATCCTGCCGAAGTCCGAGCCGTCCGATGTCTACCGCTTGCCCTCGGCCCAGACCGCCGTAGCGGCCAGTCACGGCACGCCGCAACACTGGTCGCTACGCCTGACCAAGCCACAGGCCAGCGAGGCGCTGAACAGCCCGAAAATCGCCGTGATCCCGCAGGGCGACCTGATCAGCAGCTACAAAGCCTCGCGCTGGAGCGATCCGGCGCCGGTGTTGCTGCGTAATCGGTTGCTGGACGGGTTTCAGCGCGATGGCCGGGTGTCGTTGTTGAGCACCGATGACAGCAACTTCCAGGCGGATCTGGAACTCGGTGGGAATCTGCAAGCATTCCAGACGGAGTACCAAGGCACCGCTGCAAGCGTCGTTGTACGGCTGGATGCGTTGCTGGTGCGTGGCTATGACCAGCGAATCCTCGCCAGCCACCGCTTCGAAGTGCGCCAGCCGTTGAGCGATGTGAAGGTGCCGTCGGTGGTGGCCGGGTTTGGCCAGGCCAGCGACCAGTTGACGGCGCAGGTGGTGGCTTGGGCGGTGGAGCAAGGTCAGCAATTGGTCCCACCCGTTAAACCTTGA